One genomic region from Drosophila busckii strain San Diego stock center, stock number 13000-0081.31 chromosome 3R, ASM1175060v1, whole genome shotgun sequence encodes:
- the LOC108602218 gene encoding amine oxidase [flavin-containing] B encodes MEFGPQVPDLDVLIVGAGLSGLTSGIKILSKEHALNLRIIEESSVPGGQIAMQGVRFVNNEQKELITFMDQLKVPLEQRQLYPDVSLKRCWDIDRGLIGALAKFELYRYIEMLEMRVNKFSSTKFRSFKRVQNMERHICSNLFFSISRQFMYNIVELIGGRAASNINYDEFMCICNSCGGLKTLIDIFFVVPPYLLDLPCERVMDVLLKRLAYTEIHYNVRATRVQHFKNYVSVRDSMGTEHVAQAVILAIPWNKVLQLEFDPPLPKQFVTKNRQKVKSSRQITQFMVFYNKSYWYYQGFSGHFMNSLPLVIGFELRPTIYCGYMLHTPDELSKVRDTVLELLAEKFGKEMLTPKHYEQKTYDLNEPMDRPLIKPWHRVIWSSSSAVIYNRNLMGGAVESGIRAAINALFVVRPQVVGWRDLLDVQEKNILTGDESGYTAALLGRLNIYNVTFYSIFIVGIIYFLNLGYSRTN; translated from the exons ATGGAGTTTGGCCCCCAAGTGCCTGATCTGGACGTGCTTATAGTGGGTGCCGGTCTCTCGGGTCTAACGTCCGGCATAAAAATTCTATCCAAGGAGCATGCACTCAACCTACGCATCATCGAAGAGAGCAGTGTACCTGGGGGACAGATCGCAATGCAGGGTGTGCGCTTCGTGAACAACGAGCAAAAGGAGCTGATTACATTTATGGACCAATTGAAGGTGCCGCTGGAGCAGCGACAACTCTATCCGGATGTTTCGCTCAAGCGCTGCTGGGACATCGATCGGGGGCTGATAGGTGCGCTGGCCAAGTTCGAACTGTATCGCTATATAGAAATGCTGGAGATGCGTGTGAACAAGTTTAGCTCGACGAAATTTCG ATCATTCAAACGAGTGCAAAATATGGAGCGGCATATTTGCTCGAATCTATTCTTCAGCATTTCACGACAGTTCATGTACAATATAGTGGAGCTGATCGGTGGCCGAGCTGCCAGCAATATAAACTACGATGAGTTCATGTGCATATGCAACTCGTGTGGCGGATTGAAGACGCTCATAGATAT CTTCTTTGTTGTGCCCCCGTATCTGTTGGATCTGCCCTGCGAGCGGGTGATGGACGTTTTGCTGAAGCGGCTCGCCTATACGGAAATTCATTACAATGTACGCGCTACTCGAGTGCAGCACTTCAAGAACTATGTCTCGGTGCGGGATTCAATGGGCACTGAGCATGTAGCTCAAGCTGTCATACTAGCCATACCTTGGAACAaagtgctgcagctggagTTTGATCCACCGCTACCTAAGCAGTTTGTAACAAAGAATCGGCAAAAAGTGAAGTCCAGCAGACAAATTACGCAATTTATGGTGTTCTACAATAAGTCTTATTGGTATTACCAAGGATTTTCGGGGCATTTCATGAACTCACTGCCACTGGTAATAGGCTTCGAACTGCGACCCACTATCTACTGTGGCTACATGTTGCACACACCGGATGAACTGAGCAAGGTGCGCGACACTGTGCTGGAGCTGCTCGCTGAGAAGTTTGGCAAGGAAATGTTGACTCCCAAGCACTATGAGCAGAAAACTTATGATCTCAATGAGCCGATGGACAGGCCGCTAATCAAGCCCTGGCATAGAGTAATTTGGTCCAGTTCTAGCGCTGTCATATACAATCGAAACCTCATGGGCGGAGCCGTAGAGAGCGGCATTAGGGCGGCAATCAATGCGTTGTTTGTGGTGCGACCTCAGGTGGTCGGCTGGCGTGATCTGTTGGATGTGCAGGAGAAGAATATTCTTACTGGTGACGAGAGCGGTTAcactgcagcgctgcttggccgattgaatatttataatgtCACTTTCTATAGCATTTTCATTGTAGGCATCATTTACTTTCTCAATCTTGGCTATAGTCGTACAAATTAA
- the LOC108601699 gene encoding organic cation transporter protein yields MGYDDVITHLGEFGRYQKRIYLLLCLPAIVCAFHKLAGVFLLARPEHRCLLPQEQVGNVSFESFPRASWSLAYPNDSISGKPNTCVYYDVDYSALYLSGNQSYTNATLQCSSHVYDQSKIRNSAVTEWDMVCQRKMLAASSDALFMLGVLLGSFVFGQMSDKLGRKPTFFASLVIQVIFGVVAGLAPDYFSYSISRLIVGATTSGVFLVAYVIAMEMVGASYRLFAGVAVQMFFSVGFMLTAGFAYFIHDWRWLQIALTLPGLLFMCYFWIIPESARWLLSKGRKEEAFAIIAHAAKENKVQIPSELYDQLVVELEEKQRQDELAAKQPAPSVLDLLRYPNLRRKTLLIFFDWFVNSGVYYGLSWNTNNLGDNQLLNFVISGAVEIPAYCFLLLTLNRWGRRSILCGCMLLGGVSLLLSIMVPAHMNWLLIACAMIGKLAITASYGTVYIFTAEQFPTVVRNVGLGASSMVARVGGILAPYLNLLGDIWRPLPLVVCGALAFTAGLLSLLLPETLNKPMPETIADGENFGKSSSVEVAGEELGVMLNGKQTGKPDS; encoded by the coding sequence ATGGGCTACGATGACGTCATTACGCACTTGGGCGAGTTCGGTCGCTATCAGAAGCGTATCTATCTGCTGCTCTGTCTGCCGGCCATAGTCTGCGCGTTTCATAAGCTAGCCGGCGTGTTTCTTTTGGCGCGCCCCGAGCATCGCTGTCTGCTGCCGCAGGAGCAAGTGGGCAATGTCAGCTTTGAATCCTTTCCACGCGCGTCTTGGTCGCTGGCCTATCCCAACGACAGCATAAGCGGCAAGCCGAACACATGCGTGTACTACGATGTGGACTACAGTGCGTTGTATCTGAGCGGCAATCAAAGCTATACGAATGCCAcgctgcagtgcagcagccATGTCTACGATCAGTCCAAGATACGCAACAGCGCTGTAACCGAATGGGACATGGTATGTCAACGTAAGATGCTGGCCGCCAGCAGCGATGCTTTGTTCATGCTTGGCGTGCTGCTGGGCAGCTTTGTCTTTGGCCAAATGTCGGATAAACTGGGACGCAAACCCACGTTCTTTGCCTCTCTGGTGATACAAGTGATCTTTGGTGTGGTCGCGGGTCTGGCACCGGATTACTTTAGCTACAGCATATCGCGCTTGATTGTGGGCGCGACTACCTCGGGCGTTTTTCTGGTGGCCTATGTCATAGCTATGGAAATGGTGGGTGCATCCTATCGCCTCTTTGCAGGCGTGGCCGTGCAAATGTTCTTCTCCGTGGGCTTTATGCTCACTGCAGGCTTTGCCTACTTTATACACGactggcgctggctgcagATTGCGCTAACGCTGCCTGGGCTGCTCTTTATGTGCTACTTCTGGATTATACCCGAATCGGCGCGCTGGCTGCTGTCCAAGGGACGCAAGGAAGAAGCTTTCGCTATTATAGCGCATGCCGCCAAGGAAAACAAGGTGCAAATACCCAGCGAGCTGTATGATCAGCTGGTGGTGGAGCTGGAAGAGAAACAGCGGCAGGATGAActggcagccaagcagccgGCGCCTTCTGTGCTCGATCTGTTGCGTTATCCCAATCTGCGCCGCAAGACGCTGCTCATATTCTTTGACTGGTTCGTCAATAGCGGCGTCTATTATGGCCTCTCCTGGAACACCAACAATCTGGGCGACAATCAGCTGCTCAACTTTGTCATCTCCGGCGCTGTTGAGATACCCGCCTACTGTTTCCTGCTGCTCACGCTCAACAGATGGGGACGCCGCTCCATACTCTGCGGCTGCATGCTCTTGGGTGGTGTCAGTCTGCTCCTCAGCATTATGGTGCCGGCGCATATGAACTGGCTGCTCATTGCCTGCGCTATGATCGGCAAACTGGCCATCACTGCCTCCTATGGAACTGTTTACATCTTTACGGCGGAACAGTTTCCCACAGTTGTGCGTAATGTTGGCTTGGGCGCCAGTTCAATGGTTGCACGCGTTGGGGGCATCTTGGCACCCTATCTAAATCTGTTGGGCGACATTTGGCGTCCACTACCGCTGGTTGTCTGCGGCGCTCTCGCCTTCACAGCCGGTCTGTTATCCTTGCTGCTGCCCGAGACTTTGAACAAACCCATGCCGGAGACCATTGCAGATGGCGAGAACTTtggcaagagcagcagcgttgaaGTAGCTGGAGAAGAGCTCGGTGTCATGCTTAATGGCAAGCAGACGGGCAAGCCCGACAGCTGA
- the LOC108601811 gene encoding organic cation transporter-like protein: MGYDEVITKLGDFGPYQKIIYLLICLTSIPVAFHKLAGVFLLGKPDFRCELPFEARNSSSSHYELDPQLLSAAFAAHEPCTYYNYDYSNETGFRRAENATAQTCSSYVYDQSKILNSAVTEFDLVCGRQVLAATSDSMFMVGVLLGSFVFGQLSDKYGRKPIFFASLVIQVIFGVVAGVAPDYFSYTLARLIVGATTSGVFLVAYVIAMEMVGPAKRLYAGIFVMMFFSLGYMLTAAFAYFIHDWRWLQIALTLPGLFFMCYYRIIPESVRWLLSKGRQERAIEIIQNAARFNRVEITDEALRDLLDEGVSCKQDPKLQQQAVENKPASVWDLLHYPNLRRKTLVIFYDWLACTGVYYGISWSTKNLAGDVLTNFVISGAVEIPAYIFLLLTLNRWGRRFILCSCMLLCGVTLLLTSIVPEHMSWLILTLVMVGKLAITGSYGTVYLFSSEQFPTVVRNVGMGAASMVSRLTGILTPYINSLHTYWTPLPLVIYGVLALTAGLLSLLLPETHNKPTLETIADGESFGKKQRGDAGLEAGGKELQPLNDVKANGKGHKF; this comes from the coding sequence ATGGGCTATGACGAAGTCATTACGAAGTTGGGCGACTTTGGCCCCTATCAGAAAATCATCTATCTGCTAATCTGCTTGACGTCCATACCTGTGGCATTTCACAAGCTTGCCGGCGTTTTTCTGCTGGGTAAGCCGGACTTTCGTTGCGAGTTGCCATTCGAAGCgcgcaatagcagcagcagccactatGAGCTGGATCCGCAGCTGCTGAGCGCAGCCTTTGCTGCCCATGAACCCTGTACCTACTACAACTACGACTACAGCAATGAGACGGGCTTCAGACGTGCCGAGAATGCAACAGCTCAAACCTGCAGCAGCTATGTCTACGATCAGTCCAAGATCTTAAATAGCGCCGTTACGGAATTCGATTTGGTGTGTGGCCGGCAGGTGCTGGCGGCTACAAGCGATTCCATGTTCATGGTCGGCGTGCTGCTGGGCAGCTTTGTCTTTGGCCAGCTGAGCGACAAGTACGGACGCAAGCCCATCTTCTTTGCCTCGCTGGTGATACAAGTGATCTTTGGTGTTGTCGCTGGCGTCGCACCGGACTACTTTAGCTATACGCTGGCGCGTCTGATAGTGGGCGCCACCACTTCCGGTGTGTTTCTGGTTGCCTATGTCATTGCAATGGAAATGGTGGGTCCTGCCAAGCGCCTGTATGCCGGCATCTTCGTCATGATGTTCTTCTCGCTGGGCTATATGTTGACCGCAGCCTTTGCCTACTTTATACACGactggcgctggctgcagATCGCGTTGACGCTGCCTGGACTCTTCTTCATGTGCTACTATCGCATTATACCCGAATCTGTGCGCTGGCTGTTGTCCAAGGGACGTCAGGAGCGCGCCATTGAAATTATACAAAACGCTGCGCGCTTTAATCGCGTGGAGATCACGGATGAGGCGCTGCGTGATCTGCTGGACGAGGGCGTCAGCTGCAAGCAGGAtccaaagctgcagcagcaagcggTTGAAAATAAGCCCGCATCGGTTTGGGATCTGCTGCACTATCCGAATCTGCGCCGCAAGACGCTGGTCATCTTCTACGATTGGTTGGCCTGCACTGGCGTCTACTATGGCATCTCTTGGAGCACTAAGAATCTAGCTGGCGATGTGCTTACCAATTTCGTCATCTCCGGCGCTGTTGAGATACCCGCCTACATTTTCCTGCTGCTCACGCTCAATAGATGGGGTCGTCGCTTCATCCTCTGCAGCTGCATGTTGCTCTGCGGCGTCACCTTGCTGTTGACCAGCATTGTGCCCGAGCACATGTCCTGGCTAATCCTAACGCTCGTCATGGTGGGCAAGCTGGCCATTACTGGCTCCTACGGCACCGTTTATCTCTTCTCCAGCGAACAGTTTCCCACTGTTGTGCGCAATGTGGGCATGGGCGCCGCCTCGATGGTCTCGCGTCTAACGGGCATACTGACGCCCTATATAAACAGCTTGCACACCTATTGGACGCCACTTCCGCTGGTCATCTATGGGGTACTGGCTCTTACGGCTGGTTTactctcgctgctgctgccggaaACGCACAACAAGCCCACGCTGGAGACCATTGCCGATGGCGAGAGCTTCGGCAAGAAGCAACGTGGCGATGCTGGCTTGGAGGCTGGCGGCAAGGAGCTGCAGCCGCTGAACGATGTAAAGGCCAATGGCAAGGGCCACAAGttctaa